The following are from one region of the Vicinamibacterales bacterium genome:
- a CDS encoding NPCBM/NEW2 domain-containing protein, whose protein sequence is MAHSFVRVSLAAAAAVSLSTPLVGFRQDAAAIQGPTPPANGVWIDALDLSAAAIRRPRPPRGQTTAPPLTFTLGGITYAHALPLLSDGDIVIDLGGAATKLVAMVGIDDGQPAAGGAPGGAASPPPPPPGSVIFGAWVDGKKVFESDVMHRGDTPRAVSLDLAGARRLVLAVVDANDGTAGDTAEWAGAAIVAQPGQEAHIQVAAAATEAAPSIAPSRTSAPMINYPRITGATPGRPFLFRVPASGDAPLTFTASNLPSGLTLDPTSGVITGSLRKEGRSEVAVSVKGKDGRTSNAVITIVGGKDPLALTPPLGWNSWNVWGGNVTAEHVRAAADGMVASGLAAQGFTYVNIDDAWEAGWHKGPNGGNDAKAGRDANGEILTNEKFPDMKALVDYIHGKGLKAGIYSGPGTATCQGLAASYEHEAQDARTWAKWGIDYLKYDWCGYPVRADTNSPLDVLQKPYTLMRGVLDSLDRDIVFSLCQYGWGRVWEWGDAVGGNLWRVTGDITDTWISMSAIGFQQTGHEKFAGPGHWNDTDMLVVGRLGWGRIDPPRPTNLSPNEQLTHISLWALQAAPLLIGADMAHLDDWTIDLLGNREVLAINQDPLGKAAGRVWSDNWTQIWARPLSDGTYAVGLFNRAPVDLPMNVKFADIGAADGSSVRFPWTHTDAAGPVDGAKQFTATVPRHGVVLVKIGRVKKAD, encoded by the coding sequence ATGGCCCACTCCTTCGTTCGCGTGTCATTGGCCGCGGCGGCTGCCGTGTCGTTGTCGACTCCGCTGGTCGGCTTCCGTCAGGACGCCGCGGCGATTCAAGGGCCGACGCCGCCAGCCAACGGTGTGTGGATCGACGCCCTCGACCTGTCGGCTGCGGCGATCCGTCGTCCACGTCCGCCGCGCGGGCAGACGACTGCGCCGCCGCTGACCTTCACGCTTGGCGGCATCACCTACGCGCACGCGCTGCCGCTGCTCTCTGACGGCGACATCGTCATCGATCTCGGCGGCGCCGCGACGAAGCTCGTGGCGATGGTCGGCATCGACGACGGACAGCCGGCTGCCGGCGGCGCGCCCGGGGGGGCGGCGTCGCCGCCACCGCCACCGCCAGGGAGCGTGATATTCGGCGCGTGGGTCGACGGCAAGAAGGTCTTCGAATCGGACGTGATGCATCGCGGCGACACGCCCCGGGCCGTGTCGCTGGATCTCGCCGGTGCCCGACGGCTCGTGCTCGCGGTCGTGGATGCCAACGACGGCACCGCAGGTGACACGGCGGAGTGGGCAGGGGCTGCAATCGTCGCGCAGCCCGGACAGGAGGCGCACATCCAGGTAGCCGCCGCCGCGACGGAAGCCGCACCGTCGATCGCGCCGAGCCGGACCTCGGCGCCGATGATCAACTATCCGCGCATCACGGGGGCGACGCCGGGACGCCCCTTCCTCTTCCGAGTGCCTGCCTCCGGGGATGCGCCTCTGACCTTCACCGCCAGCAACCTTCCCTCCGGACTGACGCTCGATCCAACCAGCGGCGTCATCACCGGCTCGCTCCGGAAGGAAGGGCGATCCGAGGTCGCGGTCTCGGTCAAGGGCAAGGACGGCAGGACGTCGAACGCCGTCATCACGATCGTCGGCGGCAAGGACCCCCTGGCGCTGACGCCGCCGCTCGGCTGGAACTCGTGGAACGTGTGGGGCGGCAACGTGACCGCCGAGCACGTGCGCGCCGCCGCTGACGGAATGGTCGCGAGCGGCCTCGCCGCGCAGGGCTTCACCTACGTCAACATCGACGACGCGTGGGAGGCCGGCTGGCACAAGGGACCCAACGGCGGCAACGACGCCAAGGCGGGGCGCGACGCGAACGGCGAGATTTTGACCAACGAGAAGTTTCCCGACATGAAGGCGCTCGTGGACTACATCCACGGCAAGGGGCTCAAGGCCGGCATCTATTCCGGCCCCGGCACCGCGACGTGCCAGGGACTCGCGGCGAGCTACGAACACGAGGCGCAGGACGCGCGCACCTGGGCGAAATGGGGCATCGACTATCTCAAGTACGACTGGTGCGGGTACCCGGTGCGCGCAGATACGAACAGTCCGCTCGATGTGCTCCAGAAGCCCTACACGCTGATGCGCGGCGTGCTCGATTCGCTCGATCGCGACATCGTGTTCTCGCTCTGCCAGTACGGATGGGGCAGAGTGTGGGAATGGGGTGACGCGGTCGGCGGCAATCTCTGGCGGGTCACCGGCGACATCACCGATACGTGGATCTCGATGTCGGCGATCGGCTTTCAGCAGACCGGCCACGAGAAGTTCGCCGGTCCGGGACACTGGAACGATACCGACATGCTCGTGGTCGGCCGTCTCGGCTGGGGACGCATCGATCCGCCGCGGCCGACCAACCTGTCGCCGAACGAGCAGTTGACGCACATCTCCCTGTGGGCGCTGCAGGCGGCGCCGCTGCTCATCGGGGCCGACATGGCTCACCTCGACGACTGGACGATCGATCTGCTCGGCAACCGCGAGGTGCTTGCGATCAACCAGGATCCGCTGGGCAAGGCGGCCGGCCGCGTGTGGAGCGACAACTGGACGCAGATCTGGGCGCGGCCGCTGTCGGATGGCACCTACGCCGTGGGACTGTTCAACCGCGCGCCGGTCGACCTGCCGATGAACGTGAAGTTCGCCGACATCGGCGCCGCCGACGGATCGTCGGTGCGCTTCCCGTGGACCCACACCGATGCGGCCGGCCCCGTTGACGGCGCGAAACAGTTCACCGCCACCGTGCCGAGGCACGGCGTCGTGCTGGTGAAGATCGGCCGCGTGAAGAAGGCGGATTGA
- a CDS encoding glycosyltransferase, with protein MSDSPIVSLIVPAHNEEALLGATLDALGVAARGLDAEIIVVDDGSTDRTAAIARARGAGVVEVQMRQIAAARNAGARVARGQLLVFVDADTSVPAAVLHDAVAAWREGAVGGGAGAVFEPDAPRWAHRSIAFATWVLRKARWAAGCFLFADRAAFERAGGFDERYFASEEIHLSRAMKRLGRFVILPGDVLTSARKADHYSLGHSLWLIVRLARPGSLRSREGLDFWYTRHHK; from the coding sequence ATGTCCGATTCGCCGATCGTCTCCCTGATCGTCCCCGCGCACAACGAAGAGGCCCTGCTGGGCGCGACGCTCGACGCGCTGGGCGTGGCGGCGCGCGGCCTCGACGCGGAGATCATCGTCGTCGACGACGGGTCGACCGACCGCACGGCGGCGATCGCGCGTGCCCGCGGCGCCGGCGTCGTCGAGGTGCAGATGCGGCAGATCGCGGCGGCGCGCAACGCCGGCGCACGCGTGGCGCGCGGACAGCTGCTGGTGTTCGTCGACGCCGACACGAGCGTGCCGGCAGCCGTGCTGCACGACGCGGTCGCGGCGTGGCGGGAGGGAGCGGTCGGCGGCGGTGCCGGTGCGGTGTTCGAGCCGGACGCGCCGCGCTGGGCGCACCGCAGCATCGCCTTCGCCACGTGGGTCCTGCGGAAGGCGCGGTGGGCCGCCGGCTGCTTTCTCTTCGCCGACCGCGCCGCGTTCGAGCGGGCAGGAGGCTTCGACGAGCGCTATTTCGCCAGCGAAGAGATCCATCTGAGCCGCGCGATGAAGCGGCTCGGGCGATTCGTCATTCTTCCGGGCGACGTGCTGACCTCGGCCCGCAAGGCGGATCACTATTCGCTTGGACACAGCCTGTGGCTCATCGTCCGCTTGGCGCGGCCGGGCTCGCTGCGCAGCCGCGAGGGGCTCGACTTCTGGTATACACGACACCACAAATGA
- a CDS encoding aminotransferase class III-fold pyridoxal phosphate-dependent enzyme, which translates to MTTPARDILRTAPSFSAADAAALARRLYGLDAEAAPLPSERDQNFRLQTAAGDLFVLKIANAADDRALLEAQNAALAHVARRTTLVPSVVPALDGRFLAEVAGEATHLVRLLTWLPGVPLAEAAPLPLDALEDLGARLAELDAALDGFDDPAVHRDFYWDLAQAGAVIDQGLPLVGDDTLRALVGDLAARIQARDGERHARLRRAVVHNDPNDYNVLVEAPPARTVSGFLDFGDIVYSYAVADLAIAIAYAVLDRSDPLDAVVSVFRGYARWRAVDDEEIAALFGLVLLRLCASVCIAARQQRERPGDPYLAISQAPIARTLPQLAAIAFDEAEEVIRQARGRTAEETLAARRRVIGANVSVAYRRPVKVVRGWMQHLYDHAGRRYLDAYNNVPHVGHSHPRVVGAATEQMLVLNTNTRYLHDKLASFAERLVATLPPPLAICYFVNSGSEANELALRLARAHTRRRNVLVLDAAYHGHTSTLVDISPYKFNGPGGEGAPPWVHVLPLPDTYRGKYRRDDPRAGEKYAEFARYAPNPGAFIAESAPSVGGQILLPDSYLASVYAIVRGAGGVCIADEVQTAYGRMGTHFYAFEAHGVVPDIVVLGKPIGNGYPLGVVVTRPEIAASFDNGMEFFSTFGGSTVACAVGLAVLDVVQEERLQEHARAVGASLLCRLRAAIGDHPLVGDIRGSGLFLGVELVNDHATQEPAAAAASDVVNLMRERGILLGTDGPFHNVIKIRPPMPFTEADGAFLTDVLADVLGRARPA; encoded by the coding sequence GTGACGACACCCGCGCGCGACATCCTGCGCACCGCTCCCTCGTTCAGTGCCGCCGACGCGGCGGCGCTGGCGCGGCGCCTCTATGGCCTCGACGCCGAGGCCGCGCCGCTGCCGAGCGAGCGCGATCAGAACTTTCGGCTGCAGACCGCCGCCGGCGACCTGTTCGTCCTCAAGATCGCCAACGCCGCCGACGACCGCGCTCTGCTCGAGGCGCAGAATGCTGCGCTGGCGCACGTGGCGCGGCGAACGACGCTCGTTCCGTCAGTCGTGCCGGCGCTCGACGGACGTTTCCTGGCGGAGGTCGCCGGGGAGGCGACGCACCTCGTACGCCTGTTGACTTGGCTGCCTGGTGTGCCGCTGGCCGAGGCGGCGCCCCTCCCGCTCGACGCCCTCGAGGATCTCGGGGCGCGTCTCGCCGAGCTCGACGCCGCTCTGGACGGCTTCGACGACCCGGCCGTGCATCGCGACTTCTACTGGGATCTGGCCCAGGCAGGCGCGGTGATCGACCAGGGGCTGCCGCTCGTCGGCGATGACACACTTCGCGCGCTCGTCGGCGATCTCGCCGCCCGCATCCAGGCCCGCGACGGCGAACGCCACGCGCGTCTGCGCCGTGCCGTCGTCCACAACGATCCGAACGATTACAACGTACTGGTGGAGGCGCCGCCAGCCAGGACGGTCAGCGGCTTCCTCGATTTCGGCGACATCGTCTACTCCTACGCCGTCGCCGATCTCGCCATCGCGATCGCCTATGCGGTGCTCGACCGATCCGATCCGCTCGACGCCGTCGTCTCGGTGTTCCGCGGCTACGCGCGCTGGCGCGCGGTCGACGACGAGGAGATCGCGGCGCTGTTCGGGCTCGTGCTGCTGCGGCTGTGCGCGAGTGTCTGCATTGCGGCGCGGCAGCAGCGCGAGCGGCCCGGCGATCCCTACCTGGCGATCAGCCAGGCGCCAATCGCGCGGACGCTGCCGCAGCTCGCGGCGATCGCCTTCGACGAGGCGGAGGAAGTCATCCGGCAGGCGCGCGGACGGACGGCGGAGGAAACCCTTGCGGCCCGCCGGCGGGTCATCGGCGCCAACGTCTCGGTCGCCTACCGCCGGCCCGTGAAGGTGGTGCGCGGCTGGATGCAGCATCTCTACGACCACGCCGGCCGCCGCTATCTCGACGCCTACAACAACGTTCCGCACGTCGGTCACAGCCACCCGCGCGTCGTCGGCGCCGCGACCGAGCAGATGCTCGTGCTCAACACCAACACGCGCTACCTGCACGACAAGCTGGCCTCGTTCGCCGAGCGCCTCGTCGCGACGCTGCCGCCGCCGCTCGCGATCTGCTATTTCGTCAACTCCGGCAGCGAAGCCAACGAGCTGGCGCTGCGCCTGGCGCGTGCGCACACGCGCCGCCGCAACGTGCTCGTGCTCGACGCGGCGTATCACGGTCATACCTCGACGCTCGTCGACATCAGTCCCTACAAGTTCAACGGCCCCGGCGGGGAAGGGGCGCCGCCGTGGGTGCACGTGCTGCCGCTGCCCGACACCTACCGCGGCAAGTACCGCCGCGACGACCCGCGCGCAGGGGAGAAGTACGCCGAGTTCGCGCGCTACGCCCCCAATCCCGGCGCCTTCATCGCCGAGAGCGCGCCGAGCGTTGGCGGCCAGATTCTGCTTCCGGACAGCTACCTCGCGTCGGTCTACGCCATCGTCCGCGGCGCCGGCGGCGTCTGCATCGCCGACGAGGTCCAGACGGCCTACGGGCGGATGGGCACGCATTTCTATGCGTTTGAAGCGCACGGCGTCGTTCCCGACATTGTCGTACTCGGCAAGCCGATCGGCAACGGCTATCCGCTTGGCGTGGTGGTGACGAGGCCGGAGATCGCGGCGTCGTTCGACAACGGGATGGAGTTTTTCAGCACGTTCGGCGGCAGCACCGTGGCGTGCGCGGTCGGCCTCGCGGTGCTCGACGTGGTGCAGGAGGAGCGGCTGCAGGAGCACGCGCGTGCCGTGGGGGCGTCGTTGCTGTGCCGCCTGCGGGCGGCGATCGGCGATCACCCGCTCGTCGGCGACATCCGCGGCAGCGGGCTCTTCCTCGGTGTCGAGCTGGTGAACGATCACGCGACGCAGGAGCCGGCGGCGGCCGCGGCGTCCGACGTCGTCAACTTGATGCGCGAGCGCGGCATCCTCCTCGGCACCGACGGACCGTTTCACAACGTGATCAAGATCCGTCCGCCGATGCCGTTCACCGAAGCGGACGGAGCGTTCTTGACCGACGTCCTGGCCGACGTGCTCGGCCGTGCCAGGCCAGCCTGA
- a CDS encoding M14 family zinc carboxypeptidase → MRKFLVGAGLLVAAVALPAQQMVTETRDPAQQQDAEFEKSVKEWTGKWYGGSPLVDHLPLVKGIPTPKDVLGYYIGAPYKLTYYADILKYYRALEKASPRVRVETIGRSDEGRELVVVWVSADDNIRNLQKNRDNLAKIADPRGLTPDQVRQLIATTKPHYHFMGGLHSGETGPSEMLMELAYRLVTETSPLISQIRNNVIVSITPVADPDGRDRNVDWYYKGLEEQDTPLARGAEGAQGAGGAQGAGAAGAAGAPAPAAGGGRGGAQLPYWGKYVFHDNNRDINLSNVSMRALVDWYYTAHPPIMHDLHEAQPLMYTYSGGPPQNPNLDPILFTELPFFSNFELEQMTKYGIPGVYTHAFMDGWSPGYLGSVAYNHNGMMRMYETQSGREAAPGAGAAGAGRAAGAGGAGAAGAGRAAGAGAAGAGGAAGAGAAGAGAAGAGAAGATAPAAADAGGGRGQGRGGRGGGGRGAAAAGENAPAGRAAEIPGQVFNGGRAGAAPTGRGGGQPREWYRGLPIPPEALTNFSRRDNTNYMETGVLSGLQLTSMIPNIVIENFYRKTQHSIDDGKTNAPYGYVIPAGTKDMTRAVALVNVLRAQAIEVGEAKAEIKIGDATYPAGSYVIKRDQPYGRLAKNLLERQSYPDPNLTTYDDSGWTMGLAMGVEVKEIKEKAILDVAVTPVKEAAVKGRTAGSGTAGIAVAHYGSNNMIAFRYKLKSVPMKIAEKTFTADGVEFPAGSFVIGPGADVAAVKAAVEQFGLTAAALSQAPSVATHDADLPRVAIYSSWNNTQEIGWYRLTFDRFGVPYDLIFKERVKKGNLRADYDVIVMPAQQANRAAVFAPPAARPVPYMKTDKYKFLGMYGESSDITGGMGGEGVDAFARFLDGGGTLICTSQAVQFPTELGFARTVDASGQTSANFYAPRPLVNAEIVRPEHPVFYGYTEKVIPIKYLGGPLMSVGQPDQNAVLARYAGGESNVLSGLMRGADEITNRPFAVDVPGGYTGKGRVVLFSNNPIYRWQNQAEFNMVFNALLNWNDLAGASTPAVRTTTASGGGR, encoded by the coding sequence ATGAGGAAGTTCCTGGTCGGCGCAGGCCTGCTCGTCGCGGCCGTGGCGCTGCCGGCGCAGCAGATGGTGACCGAGACCCGCGATCCCGCGCAGCAGCAGGACGCGGAATTCGAGAAGTCGGTCAAGGAGTGGACGGGCAAATGGTACGGCGGCAGCCCGCTCGTCGACCACCTGCCGCTCGTCAAGGGGATCCCGACGCCGAAGGACGTTCTCGGCTACTACATCGGGGCGCCCTACAAGCTCACCTACTACGCCGACATCCTGAAGTATTACCGCGCGCTCGAGAAAGCATCGCCGCGGGTCAGGGTTGAAACGATCGGCCGGTCGGACGAAGGCCGCGAGCTCGTCGTCGTCTGGGTCAGCGCCGACGACAACATCCGGAACCTGCAGAAGAACCGCGACAATCTGGCGAAGATCGCCGATCCGCGCGGCCTGACGCCCGATCAGGTCAGGCAGCTCATCGCCACGACCAAGCCGCACTATCACTTCATGGGCGGCCTGCACAGCGGCGAGACCGGGCCGTCCGAGATGCTGATGGAGCTGGCCTACCGGCTCGTCACGGAGACGTCACCGCTCATCTCGCAAATCCGGAACAACGTCATCGTGTCGATCACCCCAGTCGCCGATCCCGACGGCCGCGATCGCAACGTCGACTGGTATTACAAAGGGCTCGAGGAGCAGGACACGCCTCTCGCGCGAGGCGCTGAAGGTGCGCAGGGTGCCGGTGGTGCCCAAGGTGCTGGTGCTGCTGGTGCCGCGGGTGCACCTGCACCGGCCGCCGGCGGGGGACGCGGCGGCGCGCAGTTACCCTACTGGGGCAAGTACGTCTTCCACGACAATAACCGCGACATCAACCTCTCTAACGTGTCGATGCGCGCGCTCGTCGACTGGTACTACACGGCGCATCCGCCGATCATGCACGACCTCCACGAAGCGCAGCCGCTGATGTACACCTACAGCGGAGGGCCGCCTCAGAATCCGAATCTCGATCCGATTCTCTTCACCGAGCTGCCGTTCTTCTCCAACTTCGAGCTGGAGCAGATGACGAAGTACGGCATCCCGGGCGTCTATACGCATGCCTTCATGGACGGCTGGTCGCCGGGTTACCTCGGCTCGGTCGCCTACAACCACAACGGCATGATGCGCATGTACGAGACGCAGTCGGGCCGCGAAGCCGCGCCCGGAGCGGGTGCTGCGGGTGCTGGACGCGCCGCGGGCGCCGGGGGTGCTGGTGCTGCGGGCGCTGGACGTGCCGCGGGTGCTGGTGCTGCGGGTGCCGGTGGTGCTGCAGGCGCGGGTGCTGCAGGCGCGGGTGCAGCGGGTGCGGGTGCTGCAGGTGCTACCGCTCCAGCGGCGGCCGACGCTGGCGGTGGACGCGGCCAGGGCCGTGGCGGACGGGGAGGCGGGGGACGCGGCGCGGCGGCTGCTGGCGAGAACGCGCCGGCGGGACGGGCCGCCGAGATTCCCGGCCAGGTGTTCAACGGTGGACGTGCCGGCGCAGCGCCGACCGGGCGCGGCGGCGGACAGCCGCGTGAGTGGTACCGCGGACTCCCGATTCCGCCGGAAGCGCTGACCAACTTCTCGCGCCGTGACAACACCAACTACATGGAAACCGGCGTCCTGTCCGGCCTCCAGCTCACCTCGATGATCCCCAACATCGTCATCGAGAACTTCTACCGGAAGACGCAGCACTCCATCGACGACGGCAAGACCAACGCGCCGTACGGGTACGTCATCCCGGCGGGGACGAAGGACATGACGCGCGCCGTGGCGCTGGTCAACGTGTTGCGCGCGCAGGCGATTGAAGTCGGGGAGGCCAAGGCGGAGATCAAGATCGGCGACGCCACGTATCCGGCCGGCTCCTACGTGATCAAGCGCGACCAGCCGTACGGCCGCCTGGCGAAGAACCTTCTCGAGCGCCAGAGCTATCCCGATCCGAACCTCACGACCTACGACGACAGCGGCTGGACGATGGGGCTGGCGATGGGCGTCGAGGTGAAGGAAATCAAGGAGAAAGCAATTCTCGACGTGGCGGTGACGCCAGTGAAGGAAGCGGCCGTGAAAGGCAGGACTGCCGGCAGCGGCACCGCCGGCATCGCGGTCGCGCACTACGGCTCCAACAACATGATCGCCTTCCGCTACAAGCTGAAGAGCGTGCCGATGAAGATCGCCGAGAAGACCTTTACGGCCGATGGCGTCGAGTTCCCGGCCGGGTCGTTCGTGATTGGGCCCGGTGCAGACGTGGCCGCTGTGAAGGCGGCGGTCGAGCAGTTCGGCCTGACGGCCGCCGCGCTGTCGCAGGCGCCGTCGGTCGCGACGCACGACGCCGACCTGCCGCGCGTGGCGATCTACTCGTCGTGGAACAACACACAGGAGATCGGCTGGTACCGGCTGACCTTCGATCGTTTCGGCGTGCCCTACGACCTGATCTTCAAGGAGCGCGTCAAGAAAGGCAACCTGCGAGCCGACTACGACGTGATCGTGATGCCGGCGCAGCAGGCGAATCGCGCCGCGGTCTTCGCGCCGCCGGCCGCGCGTCCCGTGCCGTACATGAAGACCGACAAGTACAAGTTCCTCGGGATGTACGGCGAGTCGTCCGACATCACCGGCGGCATGGGCGGCGAAGGGGTCGACGCCTTCGCCAGGTTTCTCGACGGCGGCGGCACGCTGATCTGCACCAGCCAGGCGGTCCAGTTCCCGACCGAGCTCGGCTTCGCCCGTACCGTCGACGCCTCGGGTCAGACGTCTGCGAACTTCTACGCGCCGCGTCCGCTCGTCAACGCCGAGATCGTCAGGCCCGAGCACCCGGTCTTCTACGGCTACACAGAGAAGGTCATCCCCATCAAGTATCTCGGCGGCCCGCTGATGTCGGTCGGCCAGCCGGATCAGAACGCGGTGCTGGCGCGCTACGCGGGCGGCGAGTCCAACGTGCTGAGCGGCCTGATGCGTGGCGCCGACGAGATCACCAACCGGCCGTTCGCGGTCGACGTGCCCGGCGGCTACACCGGCAAGGGGCGCGTCGTGCTGTTCTCGAACAACCCGATCTATCGCTGGCAGAACCAGGCGGAATTCAACATGGTGTTCAACGCCCTGCTGAACTGGAACGACCTTGCCGGCGCCTCCACGCCGGCGGTCCGCACGACGACGGCGTCGGGAGGCGGCCGCTAG
- a CDS encoding N(4)-(beta-N-acetylglucosaminyl)-L-asparaginase — MITRTRSRPVVISSANGHQYRNGGIATCVEQAFSMITDGADVLDALVAGVTIVELDPLDTSVGYGGLPNADGVVQLDACCMHGPTRRAGGVAALEGVKTPSQVARTVMQATDHHLLAGQGAQDFARAMGFEILPDLNTDASRRAWQEWTRRTASLQALDPAARDVQLQRVTTEMIAEGYIGRNHVYGTINCNGVNTRGDVCGVTTTSGLAWKIPGRVGDSPILGAGLWVDNAAGAAGSTGRGEANLYNLSSFLTVELLRRGMHPKDAGMEALRRIKANTVETRLLKDNGQPNFNVNFYVLSATGDYAGVTFYGGDDVQYAVCTEHGPELLPMEPLMEGAL, encoded by the coding sequence ATGATCACGCGTACCCGCAGCCGACCGGTCGTCATCTCCTCCGCGAATGGGCACCAGTACAGAAATGGGGGGATCGCGACCTGTGTCGAGCAGGCGTTCTCGATGATCACCGACGGTGCCGACGTGCTCGACGCGCTCGTCGCCGGCGTCACCATCGTCGAACTGGATCCGCTCGACACCAGCGTCGGCTACGGCGGGCTGCCCAACGCCGACGGCGTCGTGCAGCTCGACGCGTGCTGCATGCACGGGCCGACGAGACGCGCCGGCGGCGTCGCCGCGCTCGAGGGTGTCAAGACGCCATCGCAGGTGGCCCGCACGGTCATGCAGGCGACCGATCATCATCTGCTCGCCGGCCAGGGGGCGCAGGACTTTGCCAGAGCGATGGGGTTCGAGATCCTGCCCGATCTGAACACCGACGCCTCGCGCCGGGCGTGGCAGGAATGGACGCGGCGCACGGCGTCGCTGCAGGCGCTCGATCCCGCCGCCCGCGACGTGCAGCTGCAGCGCGTCACCACGGAGATGATCGCTGAGGGCTACATCGGCCGCAACCACGTTTACGGCACGATCAACTGCAACGGCGTCAACACCCGCGGCGACGTCTGCGGCGTCACCACGACGAGTGGCCTGGCCTGGAAGATCCCCGGCCGCGTCGGCGACTCGCCGATCCTCGGCGCCGGGCTGTGGGTCGACAACGCCGCCGGCGCCGCCGGCTCGACCGGCCGTGGCGAGGCGAATCTCTATAACCTGTCGTCCTTCCTGACGGTCGAACTGCTGCGCCGCGGCATGCATCCGAAGGACGCCGGCATGGAGGCGCTGAGGCGGATCAAGGCGAACACGGTGGAGACGCGGCTCCTGAAGGACAACGGCCAGCCGAACTTCAACGTGAACTTCTACGTGCTGAGCGCGACGGGGGACTACGCGGGCGTGACCTTCTATGGCGGCGACGACGTGCAGTACGCCGTGTGCACCGAGCACGGGCCAGAGCTGCTGCCGATGGAGCCGCTGATGGAGGGGGCGCTCTAA
- a CDS encoding pyridoxal-phosphate dependent enzyme, translating to MPRAISIDTIRDAARHVYEAAVRTPLVPLGALTPGGPAIFLKLETLQPIGSFKIRGAYNAVRKLAPAALAQGVWTVSAGNAAQGVALAARKAGVACSVMVMDTAPQAKLRNIERLGATIVTATYDECWRTVETHRSDRMTGHFVHPFDDDDFISGNGTAGLEIVEDLPEVDAVVAAVGGGGLLAGIGVAVRALKPDARIYAAEPATAAPLQRSFERGRASRFDEWQSSFVDGAGGKSVLDTMWPLLRDYVTESIVVSLAEVSAAMRLTAERSRVIAEGAGACAVAAAISPRLAARGHRNIVAVVSGGNIDLSKFAQLVDADTL from the coding sequence ATGCCGCGGGCAATTTCGATCGACACCATTCGGGATGCCGCCAGGCACGTGTATGAGGCGGCCGTGCGCACGCCGCTCGTACCGCTCGGCGCGCTGACCCCGGGCGGTCCCGCAATCTTCCTCAAGCTCGAAACGCTTCAGCCGATCGGCTCCTTCAAGATCCGCGGCGCCTACAACGCGGTGCGGAAGCTCGCGCCGGCGGCGCTGGCGCAGGGCGTCTGGACGGTCAGCGCCGGCAACGCCGCGCAGGGCGTGGCGCTGGCCGCGCGCAAGGCCGGCGTGGCCTGCAGCGTCATGGTGATGGACACCGCTCCGCAGGCGAAGCTGCGCAACATCGAGCGGCTCGGCGCGACGATCGTCACCGCCACCTACGACGAGTGCTGGCGGACGGTCGAAACGCATCGATCCGACCGCATGACCGGACACTTCGTGCATCCGTTCGACGACGACGACTTCATCAGCGGCAACGGCACGGCGGGTCTCGAAATCGTCGAGGACCTGCCGGAGGTCGACGCGGTGGTGGCGGCAGTCGGCGGCGGCGGCCTGCTGGCGGGGATCGGCGTGGCAGTGCGGGCGCTGAAGCCCGACGCGCGCATCTACGCGGCGGAGCCGGCAACCGCGGCGCCGCTGCAGCGATCGTTCGAACGGGGGCGCGCCAGCCGGTTCGACGAATGGCAGTCGTCGTTCGTGGACGGCGCCGGCGGCAAGTCGGTGCTCGACACGATGTGGCCGCTCCTGCGCGACTACGTCACCGAATCGATCGTCGTGTCGCTCGCCGAGGTGTCGGCGGCGATGCGGCTCACAGCGGAGCGCAGCCGGGTGATCGCTGAAGGCGCGGGCGCGTGCGCGGTGGCGGCGGCGATTTCTCCACGGCTGGCGGCGCGCGGACACCGGAACATCGTCGCGGTCGTCTCGGGCGGCAATATCGATCTCTCGAAATTCGCTCAACTGGTGGACGCAGATACTTTATGA